In the Paenibacillus sp. genome, GCGGTCGAGCGGCTTTCGGACCATCCGTTCGTCGAGGTGTCCGCCGTCTCGCCGCTGTACGAAACCGAACCGGTCGGCGTCACCGACCAGCCCGCTTTTTTGAACATCGCCTGCCGCATTCTTACGACGCTGGACCCCGAATCGCTGCTCGCGGCGGCGCTCGACATCGAGCGCGAGCTGGGGCGCGTGCGCACGATTCGATGGGGACCGCGCACGATCGATATCGATCTATTATTGTACGATAACCGAGACATCCGCACGCCGGCGCTGACCGTCCCGCATCCACGACTGATGGAGCGGGCGTTCGTGTTAGTGCCGCTGCTGGACGTTATAGAGGAACGCGAGCGAGATTGGCTGCCGGACGGCGGCGCGATCGACCTCGAAGCAACAGGAGTGAGACGATGGAACAACACCAACTGGCCGGAAGAATTCGGGCGTTCCGAAAGCTGAAAGGCTACACGCAAAGCGAACTATCGGAGAAGCTAGGCGTCTCCGTATCGATATTGGGCGCCGTGGAACGCGGCACGCGCAAGCCGGAGCCGCGCCTCGTCCGCAGCATCGCGGAAGCGCTCGGCATCCGTCACGAAGAACTGCAAGGAAAAATGTAAGACGATAGGAGGAAATCAAACTATGACTCAAGTCGCGAAAACGCTGAAGATCGGCAATGTGGAAACGAAAAACAACGTCGTGCTCGCGCCGATGGCCGGAGTGTGCAATCCGGCGTTCCGCTTGATCGCGAAAGAGTTCGGCACGGGCCTCGTCTGCGCCGAGATGGTCAGCGACAAAGCGATTCTCCACGGCAACAAGCGGACGCTCGAGATGCTGTACGTCGACGAGCGGGAGAAGCCGCTCAGCCTGCAAATCTTC is a window encoding:
- the folK gene encoding 2-amino-4-hydroxy-6-hydroxymethyldihydropteridine diphosphokinase — its product is MNREPVVAYLGLGSNIGERERLLAEAVERLSDHPFVEVSAVSPLYETEPVGVTDQPAFLNIACRILTTLDPESLLAAALDIERELGRVRTIRWGPRTIDIDLLLYDNRDIRTPALTVPHPRLMERAFVLVPLLDVIEERERDWLPDGGAIDLEATGVRRWNNTNWPEEFGRSES
- a CDS encoding helix-turn-helix transcriptional regulator; translated protein: MEQHQLAGRIRAFRKLKGYTQSELSEKLGVSVSILGAVERGTRKPEPRLVRSIAEALGIRHEELQGKM